Proteins from one Cryptomeria japonica chromosome 4, Sugi_1.0, whole genome shotgun sequence genomic window:
- the LOC131028100 gene encoding uncharacterized protein LOC131028100: MDHPFFGGCWGRIPERRSHQRRPNPYATTSYATPVKSESASKKVVTIPINFVDSKTSKSKKAPAMDENIAAAKIQAAFLGFCVRKSRPVNKLRVIMKTKAEATEIRRRMNDKHVVELIRRDEKERMKMREWIMSLLLRLDEIQGVIPLVRESRKAVIRELINLEETVDDIIAARSRQDAATEEKTEETLRSQMQDLQIEGFPEEDNNNKAEVENFEQGSSEAGQIVSETEESTKVDKDVEILNRNKVETLVLEADASLTIPCTEEGFKIGNLRDDENSSKSLNLLKVDASLAIPCTEEGVLGNSKIAENSSESQTIQPDGKLETPDLMECEEAGDKMREKVKLIQDIGMVREENEKLKRTVYHLLKKSEKQSEMIHDLSLRILKLEEHVSQCNKTKKAGDGTEQINKIH; encoded by the coding sequence ATGGATCATCCTTTCTTTGGGGGGTGCTGGGGTCGAATCCCCGAAAGGCGATCTCATCAAAGGCGCCCAAATCCTTACGCTACAACTTCATACGCCACTCCAGTAAAATCTGAGAGCGCGTCCAAGAAAGTCGTCACAATTCCAATCAATTTCGTCGATTCTAAGACATCCAAATCCAAAAAGGCGCCCGCCATGGACGAAAATATAGCGGCTGCAAAAATTCAGGCGGCTTTCCTAGGGTTTTGTGTGAGGAAGTCGAGGCCTGTGAACAAATTGAGGGTTATAATGAAAACTAAGGCAGAGGCTACAGAAATTCGGAGGCGTATGAATGACAAACATGTTGTGGAGTTGATTCGACGAGATGAGAAGGAGCGGATGAAAATGAGGGAGTGGATCATGTCTCTATTGCTCAGGCTCGATGAAATTCAGGGAGTGATTCCTTTAGTGCGGGAATCAAGAAAGGCTGTGATTCGTGAGCTGATTAACTTGGAAGAGACTGTAGATGACATAATTGCGGCCAGATCCAGGCAAGATGCTGCTACAGAAGAAAAAACAGAGGAGACTTTGCGTTCTCAAATGCAAGATTTGCAAATTGAGGGTTTCCCTGAAGAAGACAATAATAATAAAGCTGAAGTTGAAAATTTTGAACAGGGCTCTTCTGAAGCAGGGCAAATTGTGTCTGAAACTGAGGAATCCACAAaggttgataaagatgtagagatttTGAACAGAAACAAAGTTGAAACCCTAGTGTTGGAGGCTGATGCATCACTTACAATCCCTTGCACAGAGGAAGGTTTTAAAATAGGAAATTTAAGAGACGATGAAAATTCTTCTAAATCTCTGAACTTGTTGAAGGTTGATGCATCACTTGCAATCCCTTGCACAGAGGAAGGTGTTTTAGGAAATTCAAAGATTGCTGAAAATTCTTCTGAATCTCAGACTATCCAGCCTGATGGGAAGCTGGAAACTCCAGACTTAATGGAGTGTGAAGAAGCTGGGGATAAGATGCGAGAGAAAGTAAAGCTCATTCAAGATATTGGCATGGTAAGAGAAGAGAATGAGAAATTAAAAAGGACTGTATATCATCTCCTGAAGAAAAGTGAGAAACAAAGTGAGATGATTCATGATCTGAGTCTGCGGATTTTAAAGTTGGAAGAGCATGTATCTCAGTGCAACAAAACGAAAAAAGCTGGGGATGGAACGGAGCAAATCAACAAAATACATTAG
- the LOC131028159 gene encoding BAG family molecular chaperone regulator 6-like translates to MKVVEFHVLGFSDSVAVTNEIAGLSLPFKLMDELIIIMDTKWQDSSNSICWDFLSDLASMDLHENPLFGGCWGGLPERRSYQRPSYYRTNPYAATSNPTPVKSKSTPNVKPKKIVTVPVNFVDSEKFKSKKVPAMDENTAAVKIQAAFLGFCVRKSRPLNKLRVIMKTRSEAVEIRRRVNDKHVVELIRRDEKERLKITEWIMSLLLRLDEIQGVIPFVRESRKTVIRELVYLEETLDDIIPAKSRQDAATEKTEETLRSQMQDLQILKSESAPNKVVTIPVNFVDSETFKSKKAPAMDANTAAVKIQAAFLGFCVRKSRPLNKLRVVMKTKAEAAEIQRRGVIPLVRESRKAVIHELLNLEETVDDIIEAKSRQEAATEEKAEESLPSEMQDLQIQGSPEEDNSNKAEIKSFEQCSCEAGQIVSGTEKSTKVDKDAENLKRNKIESPLEADASPTIPCTEEGFKIGNLRDDNNSSKSLNLLEVDASPAIPCIEGVKIGNSRDYENCTEYLDSLKLQTIQRETADLMECEGGYKMAEKAKLIEDIGMVKEENERFKRTVSDLLKKSENQSEMIRDLILRVSQLEEQLSHNF, encoded by the exons ATGAAGGTTGTTGAATTTCATGTGCTTGGTTTCTCTGACTCTGTTGCAGTTACGAATGAAATCGCTGGCCTTTCACTACCATTCAagttaatggatgaactcattatcATTATGGACACAAAATGGCAGGATTCTTCGAATTCCATATGCTGGGATT TTTTGAGTGATTTGGCTTCCATGGATCTTCACGAAAATCCTCTTTTTGGGGGGTGTTGGGGTGGACTGCCCGAAAGGCGATCTTATCAAAGGCCGTCTTACTATCGTACAAACCCTTACGCTGCAACTTCGAACCCTACTCCAGTAAAATCGAAGAGCACGCCTAACGTAAAGCCCAAGAAAATCGTCACAGTTCCAGTCAATTTCGTCGATTCTGAAAAATTCAAATCCAAAAAGGTGCCCGCCATGGACGAAAATACAGCGGCTGTAAAAATTCAGGCGGCTTTTCTAGGGTTTTGTGTGAGGAAGTCAAGGCCTCTGAACAAATTGAGGGTTATAATGAAAACCAGGTCAGAGGCTGTAGAAATTCGGAGACGTGTGAATGACAAACATGTTGTGGAGTTGATTCGACGAGATGAGAAGGAGCGGCTGAAAATTACGGAGTGGATCATGTCTCTATTGCTCAGGCTCGATGAAATTCAGGGAGTGATTCCTTTTGTGCGCGAATCAAGAAAGACTGTGATTCGTGAGCTGGTTTACTTGGAAGAGACTTTAGATGACATAATTCCGGCCAAATCCAGGCAAGATGCTGCTACAGAAAAAACAGAGGAGACTTTGCGTTCTCAAATGCAAGATTTGCAAATTCTAAAATCTGAGAGTGCGCCCAATAAAGTCGTCACAATTCCAGTCAATTTCGTCGATTCTGAGACATTCAAATCCAAAAAGGCGCCCGCCATGGACGCAAATACAGCGGCTGTAAAAATTCAGGCAGCTTTCCTAGGGTTTTGTGTGAGGAAGTCCAGGCCTCTGAACAAATTGAGGGTTGTAATGAAAACCAAGGCAGAGGCTGCAGAAATTCAGAGGCGT GGAGTGATTCCTTTAGTGCGGGAATCAAGAAAGGCTGTGATCCATGAGCTGCTTAACTTGGAAGAGACTGTAGATGACATAATTGAGGCCAAATCCAGGCAAGAAGCTGCTACAGAAGAAAAAGCAGAGGAGTCTTTGCCTTCTGAAATGCAAGATTTGCAAATTCAGGGTTCCCCTGAAGAAGACAATAGTAATAAAGCTGAAATAAAAAGTTTTGAACAGTGCTCTTGTGAAGCTGGACAAATTGTGTCTGGAACTGAGAAATCCACAAAGGTTGATAAAGATGCAGAGAATTTGAAAAGAAACAAGATTGAAAGCCCGTTGGAGGCTGATGCATCACCTACAATCCCTTGCACAGAGGAAGGTTTTAAAATAGGAAATTTAAGGGATGATAACAATTCTTCTAAATCTCTGAACTTGTTGGAGGTTGATGCATCACCTGCAATCCCTTGCATAGAAGGTGTTAAAATAGGAAATTCAAGGGATTATGAAAATTGTACTGAATATCTGGACTCCTTGAAGTTGCAGACTATCCAGCGTGAAACTGCAGACTTAATGGAGTGTGAAGGAGGGTATAAGATGGCAGAGAAAGCAAAGCTCATTGAAGATATTGGCATGGTAAAAGAAGAGAATGAGAGATTTAAGAGGACTGTATCTGAtctgttgaagaaaagtgagaatcAGAGTGAGATGATTCGTGATCTGATTCTGCGTGTTTCACAGTTGGAAGAGCAACTATCGCATAATTTCTAA